The following are encoded together in the Babylonia areolata isolate BAREFJ2019XMU chromosome 18, ASM4173473v1, whole genome shotgun sequence genome:
- the LOC143291958 gene encoding Golgi reassembly-stacking protein 2-like → MGSAFSSEVPVGGTEGYHVLKVHDNSPGQAAGLQAYFDFIVAIGTTRLNRNNETLKELLKSHLETPVTMMVYSSKTQSVRDVSIVPSEHWGGQGLLGVSIRFCSFEGANENVWHILEVQPGSPAELAGLKSNTDYVIGAESVLHQSEDLFALIESHEGMDLKLYIYNSERDSCREVTITPNGAWGGEGSLGCNIGYGYLHRIPKCQFPSDSPAESQQTTGVAVAPTQTKVDGFSEVPLTAAPSSVTGGMTHAAQAGAPVAAAPTTSQGTSPPPPPLTSPVPYSGASIPSAAVTLGGTGQPQVPDPSLPNTGSPCDATTPSASACMGAASSVIDNPVPAANVAPAPSSGTTTPPPPTQVVENAAEGGETIAQPVGAPAASS, encoded by the exons ATGGGCAGTGCCTTCAGCTCCGAGGTTCCGGTTGGAGGAACGGAGGGCTATCATGTCCTTAAG GTACATGACAATTCACCAGGACAAGCAGCAGGACTTCAGGCATATTTTGACTTCATAGTTGCCATTGGGACCACAAGATTA AACCGAAATAATGAGACACTAAAAGAGCTGCTGAAGTCTCACCTGGAGACCCCAGTGACCATGATGGTGTACAGCAGCAAGACGCAGAGCGTGAGGGATGTCAGCATTGTCCCCTCTGAGCATTGGGGTGGACAGGGGCTGCTGGGCGTCAGCATCAG atttTGTTCCTTTGAGGGTGCGAATGAAAATGTCTGGCACATTTTG GAAGTTCAGCCGGGGTCTCCAGCAGAACTGGCAGGCCTGAAGTCCAACACTGATTACGTGATTGGTGCAGAATCTGTTCTTCACCAG AGTGAAGACCTGTTTGCACTGATCGAGTCCCACGAAGGGATGGACCTGAAGCTGTACATCTACAATTCTGAAAGGGACTCCTGTCGAGAGGTCACCATCACACCCAACGGTGCCTGGGGAGGAGAAGGCAG CCTGGGCTGCAACATTGGCTATGGCTACTTGCACCGGATCCCAAAGTGCCAGTTTCCCTCAGACAGCCCTGCTGAATCCCAACAGACGACTGGTGTGGCTGTCGCTCCTACACAGACCAAAGTGGATGGGTTTTCTGAG GTTCCTCTGACAGCGGCCCCCAGCAGTGTGACGGGAGGCATGACCCATGCCGCACAGGCCGGGGCACCGGTGGCAGCAGCACCCACAACCTCCCAGGgaacctcgcccccccctccacccctcacctcccctgtcCCTTACTCTGGTGCCAGCATTCCCAGCGCTGCTGTCACGCTTGGTGGCACAG GCCAGCCCCAAGTCCCTGACCCCTCACTGCCAAATACAGGCTCGCCCTGTGACGCCACAACCCCCTCTGCCTCAGCCTGCATGGGCGCTGCCTCCTCTGTCATCGACAACCCGGTGCCTGCCGCCAACGTCGCTCCTGCCCCCTCCTCtggcaccaccaccccccctcctcccacgcaGGTTGTGGAGAATGCTGCAGAGGGTGGGGAGACGATAGCACAGCCTGTTGGTGCCCCTGCCGCCTCCTCTTAA